Genomic segment of Caproiciproducens sp. NJN-50:
CCGCCGCCGACCGGGTCGGTCCGTCCGCTTGCAGACTGAGAAATTTATCCAGCCGCAGGCCGGCCTGCTCTGCTTCAACGATTTTATGCCGCAGTTCCATTTTATTTTGTCCGCAGGACTTTTTCCGCTCCGTGCCCATCCTCCGCAAAAAACAGGACATGGATGATCAGAAAAATTGTCCCCACCGTCACGCAGCAGTCGCCGAAGTTGAAAATCGCCGGAAAAAAGGACACATGAATATAATCCACCACAAAGCCGTGAAAAATGCGGTCGATCAGGTTTCCGATCCCGCCCCCCACGATCAGGGCCGAAGCCGCATAGGAAAAAAATTCATGATTTTTGTAATGAAACAGCGCGTAAATAATCAATGCGGAAATGACGATCGTAATGCCGACAAACAACCATCTCTGATTTTGAAGGATGCTGAATGCCGCCCCCCGGTTTTCCACATATTGAAAAGACAGCAGACCGCCAACCAGCGTGATAACTCCGTCCGGCTTCAGGTTTTCGACCGCCAGAAGCTTTAAAATCTGGTC
This window contains:
- the lspA gene encoding signal peptidase II, which encodes MPFIVLLLSVLFVAADQILKLLAVENLKPDGVITLVGGLLSFQYVENRGAAFSILQNQRWLFVGITIVISALIIYALFHYKNHEFFSYAASALIVGGGIGNLIDRIFHGFVVDYIHVSFFPAIFNFGDCCVTVGTIFLIIHVLFFAEDGHGAEKVLRTK